In Paenibacillus sp. FSL M7-0420, a single genomic region encodes these proteins:
- a CDS encoding IS4 family transposase: MNAYANSLKDRLTSLIREMAAAPAPYVRNPGKDFTRTKKLPFEMVMQTLIFMGGNSLYKELLESQGYDVNTATSSAFVQQRNKILPSAVESLFHTFTASHTEFKDYRGYRLLAIDGSDLHIATDPADPLTYSQSQPHSKGFNLLHLNAAYDLCNRLYVDAILQPRKLRNEGRALSTMVDRSPIQGNVIVLADRGLESYNTFAHLERKGWKYVIRVKDLHSNGILSGLHLTFEGAFDQEIHLTLTKKRTKAFRDHPEIYKILPATSSFDFLDMQKNLFYPISFRVVRFLLPSGDYETVITNLPAAEFSPDELRELYHLRWGIETSFRALKYTIGLTHFHAKKQESITQEIFARMILYNFAEMITSHVVISQKDKRHLYQVNFTVAVHVCRHFLRSKGDGPPPDVEALIRKNMLPIRLTRPGQRNTRRIRSKSAISFVYRVA; encoded by the coding sequence ATGAATGCTTATGCAAATTCGCTGAAAGACAGACTGACATCTCTCATCCGTGAGATGGCGGCTGCCCCCGCGCCTTACGTCAGAAACCCGGGAAAGGATTTTACCCGAACGAAAAAACTACCCTTTGAAATGGTTATGCAAACCCTGATCTTTATGGGCGGCAACAGCCTCTATAAGGAACTGTTGGAATCGCAGGGCTATGACGTTAACACCGCAACTTCTTCTGCTTTTGTTCAGCAAAGAAATAAAATTTTGCCGTCTGCGGTCGAATCTTTGTTTCACACCTTTACCGCGTCCCATACGGAATTCAAGGATTATCGAGGCTATCGATTATTGGCCATTGACGGTTCCGATCTGCATATTGCAACAGATCCTGCGGACCCGTTGACCTATTCTCAAAGTCAGCCCCACTCGAAAGGCTTTAACCTTCTGCACTTGAACGCTGCTTATGACCTCTGTAACCGGCTTTACGTAGACGCCATCCTTCAACCTCGAAAGCTACGCAACGAAGGAAGGGCGCTGTCCACGATGGTGGATCGGTCCCCTATTCAGGGGAACGTCATTGTGTTGGCGGATCGAGGATTGGAAAGCTACAATACGTTCGCGCATCTGGAACGGAAAGGATGGAAGTACGTCATACGGGTCAAGGATTTGCATTCGAATGGCATTCTTTCGGGCTTGCACTTGACCTTTGAAGGGGCGTTTGATCAGGAGATTCACCTGACGCTGACTAAAAAACGAACGAAAGCGTTCAGGGATCACCCCGAAATCTATAAAATTCTTCCGGCCACCTCTAGCTTTGATTTTCTGGACATGCAAAAGAACCTGTTTTACCCGATTTCCTTTCGGGTGGTTCGTTTCCTCCTGCCCAGTGGCGATTATGAAACCGTCATTACCAATCTACCGGCTGCTGAATTCTCACCGGATGAACTCCGGGAACTGTATCACCTGCGATGGGGGATTGAGACCTCTTTCCGGGCCTTAAAATACACCATCGGTCTGACCCATTTTCACGCAAAGAAGCAAGAGTCCATTACCCAAGAGATATTCGCAAGAATGATCCTCTACAATTTCGCTGAAATGATTACCTCGCACGTAGTCATTTCCCAAAAGGATAAACGGCACCTCTACCAAGTCAACTTCACGGTGGCCGTTCACGTCTGTAGACATTTCCTGCGCTCCAAGGGCGATGGACCCCCGCCTGATGTGGAAGCTTTGATTCGCAAAAATATGTTGCCGATTCGTCTCACCCGTCCTGGGCAAAGGAATACACGCAGAATACGTAGCAAATCCGCCATTAGCTTCGTCTACAGAGTAGCATAA